In a genomic window of Pseudorasbora parva isolate DD20220531a chromosome 24, ASM2467924v1, whole genome shotgun sequence:
- the LOC137063638 gene encoding uncharacterized protein, with amino-acid sequence MGVKPGPVNRMVVLSARPKERKLAEGLRSTLYKGVTSELPDLSVLQVAEAYKDFASAVAPLVSTIGMSRDDPLVDSAFGKVQYGSVLSYQQPAATTRNINHHQDAPTPPPLPLVDYSLDTSVCLFVHSEHGQPHMRSLAVTLDMAHKIEHATKEQSGSLDWHSVRKPRVTASRFREVCHVRGQSSAEHLAERICKGTRQTADMKRGLEMESAAIEEYCLLREVNYHPCGFLIHPDAPWLGASPDGIIFDPKEQHVFGLLEIKCPNVKSYVDCPYLKFNNGTPELKQQHAYYWQVQGQMLITGMDWCDFVVYAQDDMMVQRIYKDIKMFQNIREKADHFFFYFYLPRCLQI; translated from the exons Atg GGAGTCAAGCCTGGTCCTGTCAATAGAATGGTGGTTCTGTCTGCAAGACCCAAAGAGAGGAAGCTTGCTGAGGGGTTAAG GAGTACCCTTTACAAGGGTGTCACCAGTGAGCTGCCTGACCTCTCAGTCCTACAAGTAGCAGAGGCATATAAGGACTTTGCCAGTGCTGTAGCCCCTTTGGTCTCCACTATCGGGATGTCGCGTGATGATCCTTTGGTGGATTCTGCCTTTGGCAAAGTTCAGTATGGAAGTGTGCTCTCATACCAGCAGCCAGCAGCAACAACACGCAATATTAATCACCATCAAGATGCCCCAACACCGCCACCTCTGCCACTAGTTGATTACAGCCTTGAcacttctgtttgtttgtttgtccataGTGAACATGGACAACCACACATGAGGTCACTAGCAGTAACTTTGGATATGGCACACAAGATAGAGCATGCCACCAAAGAACAGAGTGGATCGCTTGATTGGCACTCTGTCCGAAAGCCCCGGGTAACAGCATCACGTTTCAGGGAAGTTTGTCATGTGCGTGGCCAGAGCTCAGCTGAACATCTGGCTGAAAGAATCTGCAAGGGAACTCGCCAGACAGCAGACATGAAGAGAGGTCTTGAAATGGAATCTGCTGCAATTGAGGAATACTGTCTGCTGCGAGAAGTAAACTACCACCCTTGTGGATTCTTAATTCATCCCGATGCACCTTGGCTGGGGGCCTCTCCTGATGGGATTATTTTTGACCCTAAAGAGCAACATGTTTTTGGTCTTTTAGAAATCAAATGTCCAAATGTTAAAAGTTACGTGGACTGTCCTTACCTTAAATTTAACAATGGCACACCAGAGCTGAAACAACAACACGCATACTATTGGCAAGTTCAAGGACAAATGCTGATCACGGGAATGGACTGGTGTGATTTTGTCGTTTATGCACAGGATGACATGATGGTCCAGCGCATCTACAAAGACATCAAAATGTTTCAGAACATTCGAGAGAAAGCTgaccatttctttttttacttttacctGCCAAGATGCCTACAGatctaa